The Acipenser ruthenus chromosome 38, fAciRut3.2 maternal haplotype, whole genome shotgun sequence genomic sequence CGAGAGCGCCTGTAATGACATGGGGAAGATGCTGCAGTTCGTGTTGCCCGTGGCGACCCAGATCCAGCAGGAAGTCATCAAGTCGTACGGCTTCAGCAACGACGGCGAAGGTAGGCATCCCATAATGATCCAGCCCCTCTCAAACAGGGTCTCAGCGCAGCCCCCTGCTGGACACACTGCTCATTCCACTGTACTACATTTATAATGGGAGGGCACTCTGCGTCAAACAAGTCCAAACAGTAAGAAAATGCCCCTGTCAGGGTTAACCAGGTATTAAAGAATACAAATATGAATTTACAGACAGCATTCAATGCAGCTTCAATGAGTATTTACCTCAACCTGTAACTTTCATTACTGTGTGATCCCCAggcccttctctcctctctgtgtgtgtgtgtgtgtgtgtctctctctctctctctctctctctctctctctctctctctctctctctgtgtctaaATCACTGGGACAGAGGtctgccagtgttttttttttttaaagacaatcaaAAATATCAGGGGGAAAGAATTATACTGGATTCAAAATAAACATATGAAGTGTCTAAAGGAAAAATTTATATTGGTGTGTTAATTTGAAGAAACTAAACCTCCTGTTCTAACACAGGTTTCGTTTCTTCCCCCTGCTCAGTTCATGTCTCGTGGACCGATCCATTTGAACTATAGGGAGGTCTCAAAAGTAGAGCTTggtattatttttattgcattatattatttccatttttaattaaaacatactaatattttatataaaacttcTCATTCAACCATTAAATCAATCGGGTCACGTGCAACTTTTAAAATCATTTGTTCAATAGCATTGACGAGCCCTCCCCAGCTAGCTAAACGTGGTTAGTTCGGATCTTCACACAGTCTCTTGGTTAGTTTGTCACATAGCCTAACTATGGCGGCTGCTGTGAGTGAAAGTGAAAACTAACAAAGCAGTGACTCTTCATCTCGTTCTGCTGGAGATGAGCTGATCCCTAAGAAAGGAGCATCTTCAGTGGTTTGCTGTTTTTTCAGATTCAAATCAACAGATACTGAGCAGAGTAGCACCATTTGTAAAGTATGTTTGAAGGCTGAGGCAGCCCCTCCAATCTGTTTCATCTCCTGAAGCATCCTATTGATACAGTAAATGCAGCCTGAAAATCCTACTGAATCAGCTTCCAAAAAAGACGAAATACAAACCTCTGTCTCAGAATCGATTTCAAATGAGCCAAGCAGCAAACGATGGAAACAAATCACGGACGCAGTAACGTGTCCCACTGCGAAACTGGGGCTTGAGAGATGAGCAGCAAATCTGCATTTCTACAGACAAGAGATGAGACATCTCAGAGCTGCAGAACTGAATGTGTGGACACAGGCTTCACCTTGCGATCAGCATTTATAttaacagcttttaaaatgattCTTCCACGCTAATGTTTTATGCTAATAAGcgtgtttttgtattatgttttgtaAACAATTTAAACAGAAGTTTGGGACTGCTTTTAAAAGTTCAATATTGTAAGCAGGTTAAACAAACTATATACGATAAAGAAAGCCACTGTTTTGCATACATTTTCTGCAGTAATATTAATTGAGTTGAAATTAAAAGCAGGAGGAAATTgcatctgtgtttattatttttttacttcatggGATCAAAGGAATCTCCGTGTCAGTTTATTTAAGCAGATTCACGAGCGGGTTGTcgtttcatttatatttttcttgCACACTGCAGCGTTCTCATGCCTAGATTACAGCTTTATATTTTTGGTTTCTAtcgcgtggcataaattaatattaaatagatattcaattgcatattaaatcaatgttaaattaatatttaataaatatgcaatagctggtttctgtCGATTTGAAAATGCAATTGCATGTcacgtttgtttattttgttacccttgaaaatatgtaataatttcccattgtttgcatgtccttattgaaaatacagttaatctgacttaaatatcaatggaaagtaacaaggaataattgaatttaaatttaatatgcagttgcatatctattaaataatttaatatgcagttgcatatctatttaatatttgccatgcaatataaagcgttttttatataaattatagattacatttcttttaaaatagaaaacagcGTTAAAGGTGCCGTTGGCTTGTGGAAGAGGCTGGGGAGCACGTTCTCTGACAGCCAAGGCTGAGCTCAGTGTACCTCAGCACCAGCTGATAACAGAAAAACCTCCTCGCTGGGGAGCACAGCAGCAAATAGGTCAAAGGGTGCTGGAACAGGAAGAGGCTGTCGCACAAGTCCTAGCTTCAGATAGAAAGAGCAGACTCTTAGCACCTACAGGGCAGGACGCGGACGTGCTTGATTCATGGAGCTCGGCTCTGAGCTCATTGAGTTTTACAGACGCTCTGTCAGGTGATGGCTGTGTCAGTGTGTCCTACCTGAAACttgttttgcatttcattttggcTGCTGAGGAAGATGAGACTGTCAAAGCCAAAGAAAGAATTTTGAATTCCTTCAATGAGAAATATTCTGACACCCAAGATCTGCTTGATATTTCATCTTCTATTGACCCAAGATGGGGTACGTGAGTGAGGACTGCATCATTCACAGCAGGAGCAGAGTCACGGGATGAATCTGGAGAGCAGGAAGAGGGCTTCGCTGGCACAGCCAGACACACTGGAACTGAATCCGCTGAAGGCGGAGGAGCAGCAAATAAAGGAGGGGCACcagctaaaaaaaacaagaacacctGGGGCAGCGTTTTCAAATCAAGCACGCCAGGAGCTACTGCTACCTCTGTAGTTTGTGAAACAGACAGAATATACCTGAAATCATACATACTTACACCCTTGGTTGACAGTGAATCAGATCCGTTGATCTGGTGGAAAGCTGAACAGATAAACTTACCTGGACTGAACAAACTTGCAAAGAGGTATCTGTGCATACCAGCAACACGTTCTCATCGGAGAGATTTCTCAGTACCTGTGCTAACATTGTTACTTGTAAACGTATAGAACTAAAACCTGATGCAGTCGACAGACTTGTGTTTTTGGCAAGAAACCTGTaaaaagcagggcagggctgtgtGAGTCAGGAGTAACTGGAGAAGGGACGGAGGCATTActtcattgaaaaaaaagtagGGGTTTTCAATTGTTCTGCAGGTTTGGGTTTTCGtcaggggtgtgtgtgtctctctgtcggtGAATCTGTGTGCatttctctatctctctgtgcgagtctgtgtgtgagtgtctctcttgctctctcactGCGTGTGTTACTGACAGACttctttatttgtgtttgtttttaggcGTCCTGAAATTTGCCCGGCTCGTGAAGGTGTATGAGACTCAGGACCCCGAGATTGCTGCCATGTCACTCAAACTGAAATCCCTGTTCCTGCCGCCCATGACACCCCCGCCCCTCGGGGGAGGAGTCCCGTCGTCCTAGGGACAGAGGGAGGAGTCCTCACAGCAGTCCCGTCTCCAGCGCGGTGCCTGTCTCCCCCTCCTGTCCTGTCGCTgtcgctcctctcgctctccgcaGCGGCCCTGACATTTCCTTTGTTTAAATTTCCTTTCATTGCTGTTTTATATTAAACTCACTGAATCTGTCTTGCTGTCTGTTTCCGAGGAATGTTTAAGAGAGTTCAGAGTGTTCTTGGAGGGGTCAAATTataaagtggttttttttttcatttatttttatttctccagCCCATTTGAGGCTCCTGTACTCTCCACGCGCCAGTTTTGAAACACACACGCTGTCACAAACCAGTGCTGTGATCGACACACACGCTGTCACAAACCAGTGCTGTGATCGACACACACGATGTTACAAACCAGTGCTGTGATCGACACACACGCTGTCACAAACCAGTGCTGTGATCGACACACGCTGTCACAAACCAGTGCTGTGATCGACACACACGCTGTCACAAACCAGTGCTGTGATCGACACACACGCTGTCACAAACACGAGTCGAGTTGAGACACAGGGGTAAGaatcgagtctttgacatgccaagctcgagtccaGTCACAGAGTTTGCTCGAGTCAATTCAAGTCATTCTGACAGTTcgagacagtttgatttaatcagattcgtTTTACAGGAGATATactagtaacaaaaaaaaataaatatttcaattacAGAATTGAGATGCACAGTAATATGGTCACACTTGCCCCACTGATGTTCACCATTCAAGGTCCACGGTTTCTGCCTCGTGTTTCGTCTCCATTTCAGTGACTTCACGATTCCTTTAtaagcaggttttgttattgatCATACAGAGGCCCTTTTACCTGTGCTCAGTTgggttggatgtacagtaatggaaaccacaaaacaaaagaaagcatTGAAGCATTTCTTTACAGTTTCACTGATGGCAGCCTGAGTGTTTCTCACCTTTCTCAACAGTGAAACTCTCTGATCGTTTCTTCAGATGCCTTAACCATATGAAAGGATATGTGGCATTGAATTTGATACTGATTCAGAGATCTTGCTTCTAAGCTTAAAACAGCAGTtacaaaggaaaacagtccaagtaatgcaactgagatgaaatcagttttaaaaccattgcatcCTCGCACATACATGATCCAGCTCAAAATCAATAAACCATTGCATCCTCGCACATATATGATCCAGctcaaaatcaataaactcagCCTAATCTGTTTAATATTACATAAAGACATGTATTTTGAAAGGCTACGAGTTTAGCATAATAATGCGTGTTACAAAATTAGTAATTTTCATTATTTCCAGATAAAAAAGGTTTGTTCACCTAATGCTCTTAAAAAACAGCGAAAATATTTAACACACATCACATCCCAGCATAAACATTTTAACCAAGGTAGTTAAAAAGCGCGACCGTACAGTAATAACAAGAGCTCGATTGTATTTTGAAAAACCCTACTGATGTAAAAGGTTTATATTGcagctgctgtttcataaacacacGCAAAATACACCAGCAGCGCaaacaaacacgttttttttttccggGGTAATAACTGATCTGTTCACCcactatgacaaaatccacagaccgcttctttaaaatgctttgaaaacaaCACAGTTCCGTCCTCAGCCTCCTTGCGTGTGGCAATGTTGAGAATTCCCCAAATCACGAGGTCTGGTCCGCCtgtttttgcttttataaatgtattctttaaaaaagcaacacttttttttaaccATAATAACTTTAAAACCTCTATCCAGGATGCAGACCAATGAATCAAACCCGTCTAGCGCCGATTAACAGGATTCCGGTAAACAAACGCGACCGCGCAGCAgcttcattgatcacctgcaccgtGCGTGCTGTCGAGGCTCCGGGCATGGAAACACGCACAATGCTACAGCGCCACACAGCGGCGTGTGTGTTCATCTCTTCAACAGCGCGTTATTATAAACGTCCTGgacaaaacattgttttgttaagCTAATAAGCTTGTACACGAGTTTGGATTTGAAAACACAACGTACACTTTTAGCAAAATGTGGCTTTTTGCCAattgtttgttttctaaaacaattatttgtttttaacataGTATAACGTTCTATTAATATACATTCAAGTAGACAACAAGCACTAAACCCCTATTTTTCTACCGCATGTAAGTTTTAAGCTTCCGTAAATAAGATATAAAAAGCCCGAACCCGATTTGGGTTGCTTGAGACCCGGTTTCTTTCAGTCCGGCGTTTCTCGGTGCTGGCGGGATGCTGTTTGTTTCTCTCGCTGTCTCCATGGTGCTTGTGAACTCGACGCGCGCATGCGCAGATACTCTGTTTTCCTTCCGTGCTGCTGACGCGCTTCTCTCGGGCTCTGTGTTGtcacgtgttcctctcactcataaCGAGGCCGGGCTTGTACGCGTCACAAGAAGGGCTGCGGTCATTCAAAACGAAACTGATCGATTATTTTATCATAGACtatgactcgagtcgagtcttttgggCCGGGACACGAGTCGAGTCGAGTTTTTTGAGCAAGTACACGAGTCCAGTGGAGTCACCGAAAATTGCGACTCGAGTCTTACTTGAGCCATTCACACACGCACACTATTACACACActatcacacactcacactattacacacactatcacacactcacactattacacacactatcacacacacacacacacacacacactatcacacactcacactattacacacactatcacacacacacacactatcacacactcacactattacacacactatcacacactcacactattacacacactatcacacacacacacactgtcacacacactatcacacactcacactgtcacacacactacCACACACTCTCACTATTACAcacactatcacacacacacactatcacacactcacactattACACACActatcacatacacacacactgttacacacactatcacacacgcacactgtcacacacactatcacacacGCACACTATTACACATActatcacacactcacactattACACACtatcacacacgcacactgtcacacacacactattacacacactatcacacagtcacactgtcacacacactatcacacactcacactattacacacactatcacacactcacactattACACACtatcacacacgcacactgtcacacacacactattacacacactatcacacacgcacactgtcacacacactatcacacacgcacactgtcacacacactatcacacacactatcacacagtcacactgtcacacactatcacacactgtcacacacacacactatcacactcagtcacaaacacacgcactatcacaaacactcacactgttacacacacactatcactcacacaaacactgtcacaaacacacacactatcacaaaCACTGTCACACTCACACTATCACAAACACTATCACAAACACActgtcacaaacacacacacacacacacacacacacaatcacaaactCTCACTGTCACTTCTGTAAAACATGTTTCATGGtgtatttaaagaaacaaacTCAAGTCAAGTTGATAAACGGTTTCACTCTAGCATTGATGAAAGTACCGCTAGCCCCAGGCACGTGTCTACAGGTCTTTCACTTCGTTTCTTCCAGTTGTGTTTTTATCTTCTAGGCTACAGTGAAGTCCTGTCTGCCCAATAAAACTGAATCATTGGTACAGCcgtcattctctctctctctctctctctctctctctctctctctctctctctctctctcgggtctGTATTTTGCTCTGCGTCATAAGCAAAACTCGATGTAGAAATGGCGTCTCTAAGCGTTtgattgtactgtatataaacacacacacacacacacacacacacacacacacacacacacacacacacacaagtaacaCTGCGGACCAGCAGCCGGCCAGCCGGACCGTGACGGCGAGGAGACGCGCTTGCGAGAGGACAGACCGACACGCACGCTGCGGGTCCACCGAGCCAACTTCGGGGTTTGTTTGCTTAGCCTCAGATGCCCGAGTTTTACCGAACCGAATCGAACCGGAGATAGGCCAaactgcacagagagagagagagagagagagagagagagagacagagagagagagaagaagaagaagaaggggcGGGCCAGGTAATTAATTCGAGTCGGAACCGaaaaggagagagacagagagagtctaGGTCTAGGAGCTTGGAAAAGAGATAAAAAAggtaaatctatctatctatctatctatctatctatctatctatctatctatctatctatctatctattattattattattattattattattattattattattattattattattattagtgtggttgttgttgttttgtttggaatGTGTTTTCCACTTGTAGATTATAATACACACAtatttacacacagacacacaaacacgtcAGCTGTCCATCCATATGATATCACAATAAAGATTTATACATTCTATTgatctgaacacacacacacacacacacacacacacacacacacacacacacacccagacacacacacacacacacacacacacacacactgacacacacacacagaaacacacacacacagacacacacacagacacacaaacacacacacacacacaaatacacacacacagacagacacacacagacacagacacacagacacacagacacacacacacagacagacagacacacacacagacacacacagacacacagacacacacacacagacacacaaacacacacacagacagacacacacacacacacacacagacacacacagacacacagacacacacagacacacaaacacacacacacacacacaaatacacacacacagacagacacacacacacacagacacacacagacacacacacagacacactgacacacacacacacacaaacacacacacagacacacacagacacacagagacacacacacacacagacacacaaacacacacacatagacagacacacacacatagacagacacacacacacagacagacacacacacacagacacacaaacacacacacacagacagacagacacacacacacacagacacacagagacacacacacacagacacacaaacacacacacacagacagacacacaaacacacacacacacagacacacacagacagacagacacacacacacaaacacacacacacagacagacacacacacacagacacacaaacacacacacacagacagacagacacacacgcacagacacacacacagacagacagacacacacacacagacacacaaacacacacagacagacagacacacacacacagacacacaaacacacacacacagacacacacacacagacagacacacacacacagacacacacagacagacacacacacacacactgacacaaacacacacacacacacacacacacacacacacacactgacacacacccacacacacacagacagacagacacacacacacacagaaacacacacacacagacagacacacacacagacacacacacagacacacacacacacagacagacacacatagacagacagacacacacagacacacacagagacagacacacacagacacacacacacagacacacacacacacagacagacagacagacacacacacagacgcacacacacacacagacagacacacacagacacacacacacacagacagacagacagacagacagacacacacagacgcacacagacagacacacacacacagacacacacacacagacacacatagacacacacagacacacacagacagacagacactcacagacagacacacagacacacacagacacacacagacagacagacagacagacagacagacagacagacagacacagacagacagacagacagacagacagacagacacagacagacagacagacagacagacagacagacacacacacacagacacacacacacacagactgacagacacagacacacacacacacacacagactgacacactgtAACGTGTAGCACTAAATGTTTTTTCCCTGAGTAAAAACACATCTAAGTGCATCGAAGCACATGTAAGCTACACTATAGTCCACACCCAGactgtaaccatgggaaagcatagaGAGAAGTGCAGATGTGCTGTGCTGACCTGTGATCAGGACAGACTGTCCGGTCTCATTGCTTctagtgctgtgctgtgattCAGTAGAAACAGCATCTCCTCTCATTCATATTCAatgcagagagagtgagagtgaccGCGAGAGAGCTCGTGAGAGTGAGAGGGAGTGTTTTCTCAACTCGATGTTACTTCATGAAGGTGTTTAACTGATTCATTTTCAATCCTCGCTGTGATGATGTCACTGCGATGATGTCACGCAGGGGCCGAAGTGATGTGATGGACAGCCAGGGCTCCTCTGGAGGTCAGAGTTGGAAGGTCGCGCAAGGTCACGGGGTGACAGAGGGGGATGACGTTCTGGCGCGCTGGAGTGATGGCCTGCTGTACCTGGGGACTGTGAAGAgggtgagtgtgagagagagggggaggaggagaggcagtCGGGtctgtcagggtgtgtgtgtgtgtgtgtgattctgcctgtctctcattctctcactctatccctctcagtctctctctctctcattctctcaatCTAtccctctcagtctctctctctcattctctcactctatccctctcactctctctctctctgttttctcaGGTTGACAGAGTGAAGCAGTCCTGTCTCGTCCGTTTTGAAGACAACTCAGAGTTCTGGGTGCTGTGGAAAGACATTCACTCCTGTGAGCAaatactcacactcacactctcacactcacactctcactctcacactctcacactctcacacactcacactctcacacactcacactctcacactctcactctcactcttacactcacacacacacactctcacactcactcttaCACTCtaacactcactctcacactctcactcttacactcacactcacacacactcactctcacactcactcttacactctcacactcacacacactcactctcacactcactcttacactcacactcacacacactcactctcacactcactcttacactcacactcacacacactcactctcacactcactcttacactctcacactcacacacactcactctcacactcactcttacactcacacacactcactctcacactcactcttacacactcacactcacactctcactcttACTCTTTCACTTATACCTGTTAACTCACGGGTCCCCTTGGTTTCACTGCcctgtgatgtattgcattgaaGGAACAGCCCTGCTCATAATTGAAACTACAAACATGAGGAGCGTCTCAGAGCGACTCTTTCCGCTCACCTgaactgagcatgctgctctgagctgctgagagggagtggaactgagcatgctgctctgagctgctgagagagagagaggagctgagcatgctgctctgagctgctgagagggagtggagctgagcatgctgctctgagctgctgagggagagtggagctgagcatgctgctctgagctgctgagggagagtggagctgagcatgctgctctgagctgctgagagggagaggaactgagcatgctgctctgagctgctgagagggagtggaactgagcatgctgctctgagctgctgagagggagtgaaactgagcatgctgctctgagctgctgagagggagagtggagctgagcatgctgctctgagctgctgagagggagaggaactgagcatgctgctctgagctgctgagagggagtggaactgagcatgctgctctgagctgctgagagggagtgaaactgagcatgctgctctgagctgctgagagggagagtggagctgagcatgctgctctgagctgctgagggagagtggagctgagcatgctgctctgagctgctgagggagagtggagctgagcatgctgctctgagctgctgagggagagtggagctgagcatgctgctctgagctgctgagggagagtggagctgagcatgctgctctgagctgctgagagggagagtggagctgagcatgctgctctgagctgctgagggagagtggagctgagcatgctgctctgagctgctgagggagagtggagctgagcatgctgctctgagctgctgagagggagagtggagctgagcatgctgctctgagctgctgagagg encodes the following:
- the LOC131707040 gene encoding protein C10-like, encoding MAAAQTQQGLLTAEQTKVVLAEVLKALGSPDSEARLQEARESACNDMGKMLQFVLPVATQIQQEVIKSYGFSNDGEGVLKFARLVKVYETQDPEIAAMSLKLKSLFLPPMTPPPLGGGVPSS